Part of the Osmerus eperlanus chromosome 22, fOsmEpe2.1, whole genome shotgun sequence genome, CACCAGCGGTTCCCAGTTGGTGCAACAAATGATGAGCGAGTCGTCGGTGCAGAAGTCTCCGAGGGTGAAGTTCCCCACGCACCTGCTGGTGAAGTACAGGGACGCGTTCCAGATGGGGAACACACGAGAGGAGATGAGCGACGCGCTGCTGCAGGCAGTGGCGTTTTATGAGCTGCTCAATGAACCGAGTTAAAATGGGACCTTTACCTCAGTGCTGGTAGATTTCACCCCCAAAAAATCCTTGATGGGAGATTTGAATGGACTATTTAAATATTCTAAATATTTGTTCAAATGTACTCTGGAATAGAACAAGACTCGTTATTTACCTTCTGTTTTGGTGCATTGATTTTCAATATTGTAAAAGACGGATGTTATGAAAAGAATGTTTCACAAAGCCTATTGCTTTATCAACATGTGTTCTACACTGAAATCTCAGACCTCAGACATACATGCCAACTCACAGTACTGTTACATAAAGAAAATACTTAATTTTATTCACATTTTCATGGGTTGTATCGTATTTTTCAGTGCTACTTATTTCATAGAATCAACACCATTGTATTACCACACAATTAAGATGCCCAGGTCATTAAGGAAAGTCTTCGGCAAGGAGCTGGATGGTTGATTTTGAGAGTCCAAGTTGAATACGGCTGAAGTAATGCTGAAACCTAGGACAAATATATAGTCATGAGCAATGCTATCTTGTGCAGTGGTTATATGCCAGCTCCTCACCAGAGTGAAAGGGTCGTCTTACCTGCCGCCGGCCTGCTCCTGGGATCTTTGCGACTGACAGATGGTGCGGAGGATAGGCAGGTAGTCCACTGCAATAGCCTGCTTGTTGCCCATGGTAGAAAAGGCTCTGCTTGAGAAGACAATCTTGTTGATGTCGTATCTTCTTTGGCTCACACTGGGGATAAACATTGATTTTTGTTTTTGGTGTATCAAATCGGAATTGAGTAAGTAGGGAATTAACTGCCTTGTGGATGACGATACACATTAGTCATAAAGATTCAATAAGGAGTTTCCATATTAAGTCACCCAACATTTGCCAGGAGGACATACCTTGGTTCCAAAATTGAAGTGTGAGTGAAGCTGAAAATCTGTCTGTGTGGAGCGACAGGAGAAGTGAGTTCCTCTGTGACCCCATccctacacccctcccccaaatcctgccctctcccccaaACCCCTGACACCACAGTGTGGCACGTGTGAAAGGCCAACGCTTCAAGAGCAGCCTGGATCTCCAACACCCTCTCCGCACTACAACTCCCATGCTCCTCCTCTCGCATCTCATCCAGCAGTCCGTCTTTCACCCGGGCCCCTGTCCAGATAAACTCTCCTGATCCACATGGGCCGGCTGGGTGAAGGACTGGGGTGGGAAGGGTAGAATCTAGGTGGGACATGAGGTCCATGAAGTCAGCTAGGGCACCTAAACTCTGGGATTCAAGCCTCCGTGCCTGGTTTAAAGTCGTAGGCTTGTCATTAGTGCTAGAGGTCCTTGAATGAATGTTCAACGACAGCGAGGTTCTGTGTGGTGACACGCTGTGAATGGACCCGGGGTCGGATACCCGGGTGCGTTTCTTTCTACTCAGTCTAGAAGAGGTCCTGGTTGGGGCGGTGCAGCTTAGCTCTGGAGTCTGGGGGTGGATGTCGGCCGGTCTTGGATTATTCCGTGGCCCAGTTTGAGCCACTTCCTCTGGGATGGAGAGTGAAGCAGGCTGGGTTCGGGCTGTTGAGAGTGAGAGGAACTCCAGGTTTGAGTACAGCAGAGGAACGCCtctcctccaactctctctaAGCACCTCCATGAGCTTGATAACTTCTGGATCCATCCAGGATTTCTGAAAGTTCACCAGCTCTTGTCTGAGGCCAGCATTCAGAAGACCCAACATGCTTGGAGTACATCCCAGCTCACAATGAGGAAGATGGCATAGAGGCATGCGGTCTTTAGACTTGGGGTCCACCGTGACAGGAACATTGGAAGTTTCCGGAGCTTCCGTCTGAGGGCTCCGCTTCTCTCTACTACTGCCCCACAACTGCACCTGCAACACGCCACGTCTGATGTCACCACTGGTCACCTCAAGAAGGGAAGTGATGTCACCATGCTCCGTCCTGATGTTCTCGGCCAGACACAATAGCCTCAGGTAGCTGCATGTGTTCACCTTGGGAGTACACGAGATATGAATATATGCAGGGCGGAGACAGAAAGTCTTACTACGTTTACCAGTTGCCCGTGAGACTTACCGTTGAGGGCGTTTTGAAAAGAACCGCTTCGAAGTTGCCGTTGAATATTGTACGGAATGAAGGATCTGGTGACAGTTGACTTTTAGTATGACGTATGTAGTTATCAACCAATCAATAATTTCTAAAATCAACTCATTCATACTAGGCTTATTTATCAGAGGGCCTTACCGTCTGTCGTCAGGATCACAGGTCTTTTGGTCGTTGACATAAAAGTCTTGATCGCCGAGAGGAATCCCACATCGTCATCAAATATGATATTGACCTGTGAATATCGCACAATATTTACCGTAGGAGAAAGGACACACAGACATTGTTTGACTGAGTCATGCCTCCAGCTTTTGATTTACCTCTTCAAAGAGAATAAGGGATGTGGTCGTCATTTTATTCTGTTTCCCGGTTGCTGGTTCTTCATTGTCTGGTGACGGGTAGTTCGAGGAAGTCTGGATATCTGTGTTTTTAGATGACAGACCGTCTACAGCGATactctctgctttgctcttcaTCTTGAAGAAGTTGGCCAGTGTGATGGCAGCTTGATTGCCCTTTCCTTTATGCCTTGTACTGCAAGAGTTCTGTCTGGGAAACTTCCTGGATGATGAGACAAGCTTTCTTGAGGAGGTTTCTGTCCCTGTAAAGAAGGTTTAACTCAATATGTCACTGCTAatcaagaaaaagaaagaacctTCTAGGTTTGTAAAAAGAAATTGTGCAAAATCATAAATGTTTTATTACTAAAGACTATTTCAGGGGTAGGGTTAATTACCAGACAAGGTGTCAGGTTTGGTGGAGCTGTTGTTCCTGAGGTAAGTGGGTTTGAGGAGGGCTTGTCCCTGAATGTCCACCAGGTGGGACTGGGTAGCCTCTTTCAGCTGTGTCAGCACATGGCGACCGTTGCGCTGGCAGGAAGCGTTCACCTCGAACACCTGACCACGTACAGATCCATGAGAACTAAGCAAAGGAAGGCTCTCTCACAAAAGACAGCTTAGCACACCATAGTACCAAATAGACGCTCACGACTACTCAACCATGCACTGTGGATGCACAGAAATATGTGACCGAATCGGCAGGagtctgtactgtgtgagtgGACAATCACAGGAAGGTATTAGCAGGGTGGACCCTTCCCTGAAGCCAACCTTAAAGCCCAGCTCCAGGGCACAGGCGTACACAGAGGCCGTCTTCCCCACCCCGGGGGGGCCTGTGATGAGCATGGTGGTGGAcagctcttctccctcctcttccacacAGGCTTCTCCCTGGAAGTCCCCGCAGTCCCACGAGTCTGGACgggacacacaccagacaccttTAAATACCATTCACTGTACTCTTGACTTACTCCCCTGTACACTTTAGTTTTATGACCATATTGTCTTCTATTTTTATTGTTGTTATTCTTGAGCAATGTTGGAACCTTCGCTCTCCGGCACAAGAATTTCCATCGGGTTTCTTAAAGTTTTATCTTTCATGACTAACTGTAGTAGTATACTGCAGTGGATAAGCATCGGTGTAAAAGTATTTCTGAGGTTACCGTTGCTGTCATCTTCCTGTCTCTTCTCcagctcccttctcctctcttcacaatCCGCTCGCAGTTTCCACCTCTTGAGCCAACTGCTTAAGGTGACAGTTCATGAGAAACAGCTGGGACTCTACGTTCGTTGTGACAGGGTGAGAACTCGTTTTCAAATCACCTGTGGAGCTTCTTCACTGATGTGGAGTTGCCGATGACCTCGCTTGAGTTCTGAGGGCAGTACTTGTCCGTCCAAAGCAAATCCTCAATGCGTTTATCTGATATAGGAAAGGTAAATAATTATCACAGTGATAAGCCAATGAAAGACAAAACAAAAGATGAACATTGAGGCACCCTTACCTCTTCTGTGGCAGCTTAGAGTTGCGCCATCAGAGTCTGGTTGATGTGACTGAGCAGGCTTTGGTACATCACTCGGACCCAGGCAGAGGCTCAGCTGCCTGAGCCTGTGAGTCCGGCTCAGCCTGCACTTCCCAGGCTGCCCTCTTGCTGGAAGCACCACGGAGCTCCTACTGGCTGATTCGGAAGGGGAACCACGGACCAGGGTAATGGTCTCCTTCTGCGCCATCTCCTCCAAGTTGTACCTCCAGCGCTTGGGAAGCTTCTCCGAGTCTCCTCTCTCGTTGTTATGACGTTTCCGCTTGGCTCCCGCTGGGTTTAGCATGGATGGAGGGTTGCTCAAAGCTACTCCTGATGGAAATGAAGGTTACCGCAACGCTATTCTAAAACATAATCACTACACACCAAAACAGTACTGAATGAAGACAGTAAACTTATGTCTTACCAGGATATTTTAACACTTTACTGTGTTCCTTGTATTTGTTCTGTAGTGCGGCAAAGATTCTTTTGACTGGGAACACAGGGTTTGACTCTTGTATTTCTAAAAGGCATCTCTTTTGGACCGGTCCAGAAAATTCCTCTGTCCAGACAGAGTGGGTAGTTGACATTGTCTGATAGGCTGAATTCGACTCGGTGACTTCTAATTCTAAACCCTGCTTGATAGACAGGCCTACCGCATTTGATTTAGTTTGTTGATGCTGTTTGTCAAACCCTGTTTGAGTCCCTTCACTCTCCAAGTGCTCTTTCTTAGTAAAATAAGATGCAAACATCTTCTCCTCGGCCCCATGTTTTGGTATTGTGTCTGCTTCGGTTATTGTTCTGTCAAGGTTTGACTCAACTGTGGTGCCGTTAACCTGAACACTGTCATCACCGAAGTTGCTTGACTCTGAAATGACTATAATTCCAGTGCGCTCTGAGGGTTTATCCTTTAGGAAACTAGAAGATTTTTGTCGTTTTCTTTTGTTGTTGACCTTTTGTTGTTGCAGCTTTTTGAAACCAGAAACTTCCATGTTCCAATATGTTCCAACGTGACATGGTGGCATATTCGAGTTGTTGCTTGCTCGTGGACTACTCCCCTCAAATCCTTGTTGTTGAACTCTTCTGAAGTAGTCCTGGATGTTTTTTGATTTGACGTGCCTAGCCACTGATTTATTTTCCATTGTCAAGGACACGGAGGTGCCTGACTTCTCAACAAcaacattttgtttgtcttgaaATTGCACACGGCTGTGGAAGAAATCCTCTCAGTTACAGGTTTACCTCGCAATACGTAAATTATTTTCCACGCTGGTTGTCAATGTGACCGAAttcaaaaagtatttttaaAGAATTAGCCTGTTAGTTTTAGGTGTAACAAAGAAGGTTTCTCGAGAAAAGCTTTTCCGCACCGTTGCCAACAAAAAGTAGGCTAAAATCTGTCAGCTATAGCTACAACTTTATCATACAAAGAGCACTAGTTATTTTCGTTTCTTCAGTCCCAAGTTTCCTCAGGTTGCAAGATAAGCCTTGGGCATCCAAGTCATAACTTAAATCAGGTTTCCATATTACGGCATTTCCACAAAGTTTGTGATACTATATTAACTCTAAGCATCTGGCTTTTAGACACCCGGTGAATTAGCTAAATCAACAGGCTTGCAAACGACGGATGCAATGCTTAACCCTCACGCTGTCCTCGTTGTCATCTAGGTGGCACTGTCTGACTTCAGCAAACCCCTCTCCGATTTACTCAGTTGTCTTCTGTAGATCCCTCGTGTCATCGGGGTCAACTATGCATGGGAATGGGTTGTGTTGTCAGAAATTGTGTGTTACTAGTCATTAATATCAaatgcattgtagtagttcacattacatgacgtgctagatttcagcctaaaacaggtcacatacTCTAATAAACTGTACTtcatcctatccacatactactgacaagatttagaccgTAGAATCATTTTCAGAtacctttattttgtaatgctaTGAAAgaaattttttattttatgtatttttgtagTAAGGAAAAGTCGTAAGGAAGTCGTTGTGACACTGCAGTGGGTCAcaaccagacccccacccctcggcttgaggctatggccccggtggatgtacgtggtattgcatttccgatttgcagaccgactcgtccggtcgtttttattcagtcaacatatccaaaactatTTTCCCCAATAATTTGTGTTCGATCCTCGAACTGCAtaattctattctattttaaaaataacataattattcataagtatgcactGGCATAACCtaatctctgacgttgataacaaaccaaaccgtttcaaaatcggttgaaaattgagcaagttgtggttatttaaaaagtacatgtagcaccaacacattaggtgtattcgacttcatgcagcaccggcggcgccgacagccggctgccttgaagttgagaatgccattggctgcttcaagtcagccgggctgcaggcgacgccggcgctgcgtGAAGTCGAACTCACCTAATGTTATGgatgagcgagttgactgtagcaagatggccgccatatgcggacgttcgactccgttggccggcaacgcggacgagacatctagccttgtctcgtccgcgttgtacacactgctgggtgatTTTTTAAGTCGCTTTTTTTTGtcttaaaaagccttttaaaatgtaaatgccgtcatacacatcgtacgaccagagatactgcaTTGCGGCAAGCTCTGGCcacttcctttttttcttcttctctcgagccatcgacaacacagctgacaggttaggccaGAGactgttccttaacccttgtgttatcttcgggtcgttctgacccatcagtcattgtgacccaccgtcgtattgcgacaactttaccgcatacaaaaacaaagtgaagcattttcttttaaccgttgggctgtctcagaccccccacattgcgaaggttaaaagaaaattatttttatttggttttgtattgggtaaaattgggtaaacacaacgatggttcgttatgaacctttgggtcatgtgacccgaaggcagcacgagggttaaacaggctctggaccAGAGCCTGttgttaggctctccctgtcaatacacatgctagaaagagttttggcctgctaatgttgttgctaatgttgctaatgctctgacattctgtttCTGCTTCGGATActatcaagcgggatctctggtcgtagtcagtccttcactaaccaatcagcattcattagcagaatgctagcgttttgtgggcaacaacgactcaccctgtaagaaatcgaaaagacataagtactcgttcattaaactttcgacctataatccatgtttaacatgcaacaactacaatcaaatctgagatttctgaacgacaatcaggcgaaagagacaaatttagccgtttagctccatagactcccattcattttgaactggaccgcgatcactcccagtggaacttcGGTGTAACTGCAACacaattcggtacaatggggcttaatagggagtgaacAGGCTCTCCTTTAGACAGGCCCTGCTACTAGCTTTATCAAAGAATAatgtttcctgatttttgccAAGTTTGAatccaatccgaaatgggtaaactagcaccccatttatttgcttacctCAAGAAAAGTAGCCTGGAAATGTGCTTGCGGATACAAACAGGGCGCAAGCACAAAAAggaacattattattattgtattttttgtaattttaTTGAAGATTATGCAAGAAAGAATACAACAAATAAATAGCCACTTACATAACAAAGGTATAatacataaaatacaaaaaaaaaaaaaaaaaaagccagaTAATACATAGATAATGGTATTAACAATAACAGTAAGCTAGTAACAGTAACCAGTGTCAAGTCAGAGTCAAATGTGACCAAGCATAATATATTGCCATTCGTCATTACTGAGAAAAGCCCCTCCTTCAGGTGAAGGGTGCCGGTAACAGCAAAGTCTATGGAAGCTAGTTAACTTTTTGCTGTCATTTCAGCAGGAACAGCTTTTCATTGGCGGATTGAAAGTACGATTCTGGGGCGCAAGTCTTTGCGCCCTAACCAATGACATGGTTTCCTATCGTTCTTACTTCAACGCGATTGGACTGATTCGGTGACCATCAGCGACCTTTAAAATTCCCTTAGTTACCAGAACAAGCATCATAGCTAGCAGAAACTTTGGTTTTGTGAAagtaacatcatcatcatcatcataatagtACATGAGTTCAgtgttcagttcagttcagtgatttagcagacgctcttatccagagcgacttacagtaagtacagggacattcccccgaggcaagtagggtgaagtgccttgcccaaggacacaacgtcagttggcatgaccgggaatcgaactggcaaccttcggattactagtccgactccctcactgctcagccacctgactccccatataGTAGTATCCCCCAATAGTAACATATAGGCCTAACATAcaccccctggcctcctctccctccacccccccacccccctgacctccacccccccaccccctgacctcctctccccccacccccctgacctcctctccccccacccccccacccccctgacctcctctccccccacccccctgacctcctctccctccacccccccacccccctgacctcctctccccccacccccctgacctcctctccccccacccccctgacctcctctccccccaccccctgacctcctctccccccaccccctgacctcctctccccccacccccctgacctcctctccccccacccccctgacctcctctccccccaccccctggcctcctctccctccacccccccacccccctgacctcctctccccccacccccctgacctcctctccctccacccccccacccccctgacctccacccccccaccccctgacctcctctccccccacccccctggcctcctctccctccacccccccacccccctgacctcctctccccccacccccctgacctcctctccccccaccccctgacctcctctccccccaccccctgacctcctctccccccacccccctgacctcctctccccccaccccctggcctcctctccctccacccccccacccccctgacctcctctccccccaccccctgacctcctctccccccacccccctgacctcctctccccccacccccctgacctcctctccccccaccccgtgacctcctccccccccaagggagggtggaggagagaggggaggggaacaggaaagaggagaagggagggcagggagtaaggaggggagaaggaaggggaaggaggagagacagtgtcAAAGTCACCAATGGTATTGTCCCTTGAATGACCCTGTGTACTAGAACCAAGTAGCAGTCAATACTCACATTTCCTAAGACCAGGTTTGATCCAGCACTCTCCACCATGAtccacactgtagggatgagcagaggaatgatgaggatgagaaagcaggttttacaaactctgagcctaaccctgaactctgacttgATGAACCCTGAGATGGGGAAGCACAGAGTtatcggttccagaaaagctgatctGATTTAGTTAAATTCTAATTCACTGGAATTAGAAATTCTCATGCGTGCAGGCGAGTATGAAGACATTTGCTGAAAGATAAACAACAACTGCAACAGCAAAAGACAGACAATTGGTCATTGAGTGAATTTCAATGCAGTCTATTTGTTTGACATGTAACCACACGTCTTACTACAGCTGAACAAGTGGTGGAACAATACTATGGATTAAAGGATTAAACCAAGTAAATATCATTCAGTGGCTGTCTCAACTTGTAGTAGCTTTCATCCCTAACAGAATGCTGTTTTAACACATAGATGTTGTCACACCTAATATCCTGCTCAGTATATTAACATTTGACTTGTAGTGGGCTGACAGAAAGAAGTCAGAGGAGGGCACCACCTCTGACAGAGGCAGAAGAGCTGGCTCTGAGCCAGAACGCTGGGCAACCAGTGGCTGAAGGCATCCCTGAGGGGAGCTCAtctcaagtatagttaagtcagccaatcttgatatcaaaatgattgtaccatactaacaaaaccatttatgaatgttgtattgttatattctgaagtttaagcattccatggacagttgaaataatgGAACTcaaaggtacagctacttcacacctaggcagatctcaggacgacgcccaggtggggggaaactgaccaatgaaagaggtcaccttcacggggacccccccttcttctttggagtataaaacccccaaacgtacaatcacccccgcttgttcataggattaaactgaggtgaacgtgtcactctctaacctattcctcttaaccctcgtgctgccttcgggtcacatgacccaaaggttcataacgaaccatcgttgtgtttacccaattttacccaatacaaaaacaaattaaaataattttattttaacttttgcaaagaggggggtctgagacagcccaacggttaaaagaaaaagcttcactttgtctttgtatgcggtaaatctgtcgcaatacgacggtgggtcacaatgactgatgggtcagaatgacccgaagataacacaagggttaattggcacattcactgagcgcccggaactttgacgAGAGATTCCGTTTTCTATTCGTTGGACATAACGAACCTTTGACTCCTTCTTCAAACCAACAAAAGTAACTGccatttgcaatatttcttacttgtgacatattggcatgttgtgattaaattgttgatatttgattgtattttacaaatgagttaacttaacccttgttaagtcagttgcccttgctcgtccattgttaccccaaaggcctacctgtccctctctacccctctcccactctctctctccctccccccttcacacgcgctctacacagccattgtgttgctcgcccttaTTTGCatacagccactgtactactctgactaacccataacttatctggtatttgttcattataattacattctcctaaataaatcattgtgtataatattcgcgtatcactcacgttatctgatctgctctactttcatagaattcactacttaagattagactgattattacgaaggctattattcaatattattcaataaggtttcctctgtccctttaacaataagaggtggtgcccctaagaactacatactttattagaAATTAAGTaatgctaatcttaaacgagcaaaccccgctacaatgtTCTTGTGTGGAATTATGAGTTTGACATGTACATCGCCGTGATGAGAAAAAAGAATGAATGGTAAAACAACTGGcacattcttcttttttttaacggAGCATGACTGGGCATTACCATGGTAACGTAACAGAGTTtgtgtttcctctctttctggaacagaaaacacagaGTTTCCCTCATCTCAGGGTTAACAAACTCACTGTTTTCACTTAAACCCACTTTCTGGAATAGACCCCAGGAAATACAATTATGATTGTAGCTATATAATCATAATTGCACTAAAGGCTATTGTAGATTATATAGGGCTTATCTCTTCCTAACCCACTGTCCTAAATAAACATGCAGTCAGTAATTGTATCATCATGAAATGCAAGGCCTATTAACATACTTATGTATGTTCAGTGTTAAGCAACATTACATGAAGAGgtatataaaaacacaaacatgtccttacttgagtttctccagtctgcagtgtggatcctccagtccagcagagagcagcttcaatcctttttctcctggatgattgtagctcaggtccagttccctcaggtggaaggggttggacctcagagctgaggccagagaagcacatccttcctctgtgaccagacagcctgacagcctgtagaaagagGATCAATGTTGTGACAGAATCCATCTGGGCCTCCACAGTGTgtcagcacagaggggttcaTTTGGCAGGTGCTGTCATAGCTGCACCTCTCCCTCATTAGACAGCGACCATTTCCCCCAGTTCAGGAAGGTTTGTGTTCAGTTTGGTGGTAGtagttacagttaggtccataagtatttggacattgacataattttcatcattttggctctgtataccaccacaatggatttgaaatgaaacaatcaagatgtgctttaagtgcagactttcagctttaatttcagggtatttacatccaaatcaggtgaacggtgttggaattacaacacattttatatgtggcccccccctttttaagggaccaaaaatatttggacaaacaaacaaaatcataaatctaattgtcacttttaatacttggttgcaaatcctttgcagtcaatgacagcctgaagtctggaacccatagacatcaccagacgctgggtttcgtccctggtgatgctctgccaggcctctactgcaactgtcttcagttcctgcttgttcttggggcattttcccttcaggtttgtctttagcaagtgaaatgcatgctcaattggatttaggtcaggtgattgaattggccattgcagaacattccacttctttgccttaaaaaactttggttgctttcgcagtatgcttcgggtcattgtccatctgcactgtgaagcgccgtcctatgagttctgaagcatttggctgaatctgagcagataatattgcccgaaacacttcagaattcatcctactgcttttgtcagcagtcacatcatcgataaatacaagggaaccagttccattggcagccatacatgcccacgccataacactacctccaccatgcttcactgatgaggtgg contains:
- the atad5b gene encoding ATPase family AAA domain-containing protein 5b; protein product: MENKSVARHVKSKNIQDYFRRVQQQGFEGSSPRASNNSNMPPCHVGTYWNMEVSGFKKLQQQKVNNKRKRQKSSSFLKDKPSERTGIIVISESSNFGDDSVQVNGTTVESNLDRTITEADTIPKHGAEEKMFASYFTKKEHLESEGTQTGFDKQHQQTKSNAVGLSIKQGLELEVTESNSAYQTMSTTHSVWTEEFSGPVQKRCLLEIQESNPVFPVKRIFAALQNKYKEHSKVLKYPGVALSNPPSMLNPAGAKRKRHNNERGDSEKLPKRWRYNLEEMAQKETITLVRGSPSESASRSSVVLPARGQPGKCRLSRTHRLRQLSLCLGPSDVPKPAQSHQPDSDGATLSCHRRDKRIEDLLWTDKYCPQNSSEVIGNSTSVKKLHSWLKRWKLRADCEERRRELEKRQEDDSNDSWDCGDFQGEACVEEEGEELSTTMLITGPPGVGKTASVYACALELGFKVFEVNASCQRNGRHVLTQLKEATQSHLVDIQGQALLKPTYLRNNSSTKPDTLSGTETSSRKLVSSSRKFPRQNSCSTRHKGKGNQAAITLANFFKMKSKAESIAVDGLSSKNTDIQTSSNYPSPDNEEPATGKQNKMTTTSLILFEEVNIIFDDDVGFLSAIKTFMSTTKRPVILTTDDPSFRTIFNGNFEAVLFKTPSTVNTCSYLRLLCLAENIRTEHGDITSLLEVTSGDIRRGVLQVQLWGSSREKRSPQTEAPETSNVPVTVDPKSKDRMPLCHLPHCELGCTPSMLGLLNAGLRQELVNFQKSWMDPEVIKLMEVLRESWRRGVPLLYSNLEFLSLSTARTQPASLSIPEEVAQTGPRNNPRPADIHPQTPELSCTAPTRTSSRLSRKKRTRVSDPGSIHSVSPHRTSLSLNIHSRTSSTNDKPTTLNQARRLESQSLGALADFMDLMSHLDSTLPTPVLHPAGPCGSGEFIWTGARVKDGLLDEMREEEHGSCSAERVLEIQAALEALAFHTCHTVVSGVWGRGQDLGEGCRDGVTEELTSPVAPHRQIFSFTHTSILEPSVSQRRYDINKIVFSSRAFSTMGNKQAIAVDYLPILRTICQSQRSQEQAGGRFQHYFSRIQLGLSKSTIQLLAEDFP